The following coding sequences lie in one Zingiber officinale cultivar Zhangliang chromosome 2B, Zo_v1.1, whole genome shotgun sequence genomic window:
- the LOC122049557 gene encoding protein TIFY 6b-like isoform X3 translates to MKRDFLGIHSKILHPDAAEGDARGIRQDAGPSLQWPFPNKASAMQQFMLFKASQEERPRNHALPKHPSLRSHPLLRAPHHPALAPQNPYFKAPNPHNFAASSSSQVFPFVGSFGHRNKAKKNQRTAQLTVFYGGCVNVFDDVPSDKAQSIMSSLANRGANEASVLKPVAPRAIPQARKASLARFLEKRKERLTGAMPYSSTKISSGNDSGGCNASSTSHSSFAGHLKNSIESISTELTI, encoded by the exons ATGAAGAGGGATTTCTTAGGAATTCACTCCAAAATTCTCCATCCTGATGCAGCCGAAGGAGACGCCCGTGGAATCCGCCAAGATGCAG GTCCATCTCTGCAGTGGCCTTTCCCAAACAAGGCGTCAGCCATGCAGCAGTTCATGCTCTTCAAGGCTTCGCAAGAGGAGAGGCCAAGAAACCACGCTTTGCCCAAGCACCCTTCTTTGAGATCTCACCCTCTGCTAAGGGCTCCCCACCACCCTGCTTTAGCTCCTCAG AATCCTTACTTCAAGGCTCCGAATCCTCACAATTTTGCTGCTAGTTCATCATCACAAGTATTCCCCTTTGTTGGATCCTTCGGTCACAG GAACAAGGCCAAGAAAAACCAAAGGACTGCTCAGTTGACGGTGTTCTACGGCGGCTGTGTGAATGTTTTTGATGATGTTCCATCAGACAAG GCTCAATCAATAATGTCATCTTTGGCAAATCGTGGGGCAAACGAAGCATCTGTTCTTAAACCGGTCGCTCCAAGAG CCATTCCTCAAGCTCGGAAGGCGTCCTTAGCACGGTTCttggaaaagagaaaagagag GCTGACCGGTGCCATGCCGTACTCCTCCACCAAAATATCATCGGGGAATGACAGTGGAGGATGCAATGCGTCGAGCACCTCCCATTCATCTTTCGCCGGACACCTCAAGAACAGCATCGAGTCCATCAGCACTGAGCTAACGATATAG
- the LOC122049557 gene encoding protein TIFY 6b-like isoform X2 translates to MKRDFLGIHSKILHPDAAEGDARGIRQDAAGPSLQWPFPNKASAMQQFMLFKASQEERPRNHALPKHPSLRSHPLLRAPHHPALAPQNPYFKAPNPHNFAASSSSQVFPFVGSFGHRNKAKKNQRTAQLTVFYGGCVNVFDDVPSDKAQSIMSSLANRGANEASVLKPVAPRAIPQARKASLARFLEKRKERLTGAMPYSSTKISSGNDSGGCNASSTSHSSFAGHLKNSIESISTELTI, encoded by the exons ATGAAGAGGGATTTCTTAGGAATTCACTCCAAAATTCTCCATCCTGATGCAGCCGAAGGAGACGCCCGTGGAATCCGCCAAGATGCAG CAGGTCCATCTCTGCAGTGGCCTTTCCCAAACAAGGCGTCAGCCATGCAGCAGTTCATGCTCTTCAAGGCTTCGCAAGAGGAGAGGCCAAGAAACCACGCTTTGCCCAAGCACCCTTCTTTGAGATCTCACCCTCTGCTAAGGGCTCCCCACCACCCTGCTTTAGCTCCTCAG AATCCTTACTTCAAGGCTCCGAATCCTCACAATTTTGCTGCTAGTTCATCATCACAAGTATTCCCCTTTGTTGGATCCTTCGGTCACAG GAACAAGGCCAAGAAAAACCAAAGGACTGCTCAGTTGACGGTGTTCTACGGCGGCTGTGTGAATGTTTTTGATGATGTTCCATCAGACAAG GCTCAATCAATAATGTCATCTTTGGCAAATCGTGGGGCAAACGAAGCATCTGTTCTTAAACCGGTCGCTCCAAGAG CCATTCCTCAAGCTCGGAAGGCGTCCTTAGCACGGTTCttggaaaagagaaaagagag GCTGACCGGTGCCATGCCGTACTCCTCCACCAAAATATCATCGGGGAATGACAGTGGAGGATGCAATGCGTCGAGCACCTCCCATTCATCTTTCGCCGGACACCTCAAGAACAGCATCGAGTCCATCAGCACTGAGCTAACGATATAG
- the LOC122049557 gene encoding protein TIFY 6b-like isoform X1 — translation MKRDFLGIHSKILHPDAAEGDARGIRQDAAILAGPSLQWPFPNKASAMQQFMLFKASQEERPRNHALPKHPSLRSHPLLRAPHHPALAPQNPYFKAPNPHNFAASSSSQVFPFVGSFGHRNKAKKNQRTAQLTVFYGGCVNVFDDVPSDKAQSIMSSLANRGANEASVLKPVAPRAIPQARKASLARFLEKRKERLTGAMPYSSTKISSGNDSGGCNASSTSHSSFAGHLKNSIESISTELTI, via the exons ATGAAGAGGGATTTCTTAGGAATTCACTCCAAAATTCTCCATCCTGATGCAGCCGAAGGAGACGCCCGTGGAATCCGCCAAGATGCAG CTATTTTAGCAGGTCCATCTCTGCAGTGGCCTTTCCCAAACAAGGCGTCAGCCATGCAGCAGTTCATGCTCTTCAAGGCTTCGCAAGAGGAGAGGCCAAGAAACCACGCTTTGCCCAAGCACCCTTCTTTGAGATCTCACCCTCTGCTAAGGGCTCCCCACCACCCTGCTTTAGCTCCTCAG AATCCTTACTTCAAGGCTCCGAATCCTCACAATTTTGCTGCTAGTTCATCATCACAAGTATTCCCCTTTGTTGGATCCTTCGGTCACAG GAACAAGGCCAAGAAAAACCAAAGGACTGCTCAGTTGACGGTGTTCTACGGCGGCTGTGTGAATGTTTTTGATGATGTTCCATCAGACAAG GCTCAATCAATAATGTCATCTTTGGCAAATCGTGGGGCAAACGAAGCATCTGTTCTTAAACCGGTCGCTCCAAGAG CCATTCCTCAAGCTCGGAAGGCGTCCTTAGCACGGTTCttggaaaagagaaaagagag GCTGACCGGTGCCATGCCGTACTCCTCCACCAAAATATCATCGGGGAATGACAGTGGAGGATGCAATGCGTCGAGCACCTCCCATTCATCTTTCGCCGGACACCTCAAGAACAGCATCGAGTCCATCAGCACTGAGCTAACGATATAG
- the LOC122047288 gene encoding uncharacterized protein At1g66480-like, with translation MGNSLGGRKKMAKVMKVDGSTFKVKPPAQAAGVLRDYPAHALLDAQKVHRLGLRARPLDPDAPLKPGRLYFLVELRPPRHRVGSGGSRRAWSGELGQSGARERLESLRLSRRSASDVSSRSGIACAPATVTGAKDDGTLRIKMRLPKAQVEKLMEETAGDAVEVAQRIMQLCAVEDKDGATSRPTLLSAPPPAAPSSLSASRKEKRTRFLATPQEIMV, from the exons aTGGGGAATAGTTTGGGAGGAAGGAAGAAAATGGCGAAGGTGATGAAGGTGGACGGCAGCACCTTCAAGGTGAAGCCTCCGGCGCAGGCCGCCGGCGTGCTCAGGGACTACCCCGCCCACGCCTTGCTGGACGCCCAAAAAGTCCACCGCCTCGGCCTCCGCGCTCGCCCTCTAGACCCCGACGCCCCGCTCAAGCCCGGTAGGCTCTACTTCCTAGTCGAGCTCCGCCCCCCGCGCCACCGGGTCGGCTCGGGAGGCAGCCGCAGGGCCTGGTCAGGGGAGCTCGGCCAGTCGGGCGCCAGGGAGCGTCTCGAGAGCCTCCGCCTCTCCCGGCGGTCCGCGTCCGACGTGTCGAGCCGCTCCGGAATCGCCTGCGCGCCCGCCACGGTGACGGGGGCCAAGGACGACGGCACTTTGCGGATCAAGATGAGGCTGCCCAAGGCGCAGGTAGAGAAGCTCATGGAGGAGACTGCCGGCGACGCCGTGGAGGTGGCGCAAAGGATCATGCAGCTTTGCGCGGTGGAAGACAAGGACGGCGCCACTAGCCGTCCTACTCTTTTGTCGGCGCCGCCGCCTGCGGCGCCGTCTTCTCTGTCGGCCAGTCGGAAGGAG AAAAGAACAAGATTTCTTGCAACGCCACAGGAAATCATGGTGTGA
- the LOC122047286 gene encoding ubiquitin receptor RAD23d-like isoform X5: protein MLIHQGKILKDDTTLADNEVSDNSFLVIMLSKTKGSSSGVMTAKAPLSQAPPTNAAAPVHSVPASVPSQTSASTLSIAPIDTATPTATATAASITSNPTEDDPYSQVASNLVAGSNLEQTIKQILAMGGGAWERGTVIRALHAAYNNPERAVEYLYSGIPENAEAQTVAQVPPSGQTLSSTVEALPSVQSSVPSSGPNSSPLDLFPQGLPNFGSNAGGGSLDFLRDNPQFQALQALIQANPQILQPMLQELGKQNPQFMRIFQEHQGEFLRLLNQPAEGTEAEGNLLGQLDAAMPEALVLVTDEERIAIERLESLGFSRAAVLQAFFACDKNEELAANYLLDHMHEFEE, encoded by the exons ACTAAGGGTTCATCTAGTGGAGTAATGACTGCAAAAGCACCTTTAAGTCAG GCTCCACCCACTAATGCAGCTGCCCCAGTCCATTCAGTTCCAGCATCTGTTCCATCTCAAACATCTGCATCAACATTATCAAT AGCACCCATAGATACAGCAACCCCAACTGCCACTGCTACCGCAGCCTCAATAACTAGCAACCC CACTGAAGATGATCCTTACAGTCAAGTTGCATCAAATCTTGTTGCTGGTAGCAACTTGGAACAAACCATCAAACAAATTCTTGCCATGGGTGGGGGGGCTTGGGAAAGGGGCACTGTTATTCGTGCCTTGCATGCTGCATATAATAATCCTGAGCGTGCAGTCGAATATCTATACTCT GGTATTCCTGAGAATGCCGAAGCCCAAACCGTTGCACAGGTACCTCCTAGCGGGCAAACTCTCAGTTCTACAGTCGAAGCTCTGCCATCAGTTCAGTCTTCGGTTCCTTCTAGTGGTCCTAATTCTAGCCCTTTGGACCTCTTTCCCCAG GGCCTTCCCAATTTTGGATCAAATGCTGGTGGGGGCAGCCTTGATTTTTTGAGGGATAATCCACAG TTCCAAGCTTTGCAGGCTTTGATCCAGGCAAATCCACAAATCTTACAG CCCATGCTGCAAGAGTTGGGGAAACAAAATCCTCAGTTTATGAGGATCTTTCAGGAACATCAAGGAGAGTTCCTTCGATTATTAAACCAACCTGCTGAGGGTACTGAGGCTGAGGG AAATCTTCTCGGTCAATTGGATGCTGCAATGCCAGAAGCCCTTGTTCTCGTCACTGATGAGGAGCGCATAGCCATTGAACGT CTCGAGTCATTGGGCTTCAGTCGCGCTGCTGTGTTGCAGGCGTTCTTTGCTTGCGACAAGAACGAGGAGCTCGCCGCCAACTATCTTCTGGATCATATGCACGAGTTTGAGGAATAA